A genomic segment from Necator americanus strain Aroian chromosome III, whole genome shotgun sequence encodes:
- a CDS encoding hypothetical protein (NECATOR_CHRIII.G10957.T1) yields MALRELYSNFSTGISPFYTNIITDVKRGVRQDVTISPIIFTATIENAMRKLEWDGMGVKVDGWNYTICALLMTSYW; encoded by the coding sequence atggcacttcgagagttgtacagcaacttctcgaccggaatttcgccattctacacgAATATCATCactgacgtgaagagaggggtccgacaggatgttacaatctcacccataatattcacagccaccatcgagaacgcaatgcgaaagttggaatgggacggcatgggagtgaaggttgatggttggaactacaccatttgcgctttgctgatgacatcgtactggtga
- a CDS encoding hypothetical protein (NECATOR_CHRIII.G10962.T1): protein MSLSKSLENAITTGNLDSLTALHVRRHMILHGLSHRSDSDVIEHKLEQQENAKSSIFKIGSKSVVVSLPEL from the exons ATGTCCTTATCGAAGTCTTT AGAGAATGCTATTACCACTG GTAATCTGGACTCCCTTACCGCTTTGCACGTACGACGACATATGATTTTGCACGGTTTGAGCCACCGAAGTGACTCCGACGTCATCGAGCATAAATTagaacagcaagaaaatgctaagtcgtccatattcaagattggctcaaaaagcGTAGTAGTTTCACtaccagaattatga
- a CDS encoding hypothetical protein (NECATOR_CHRIII.G10956.T1): MRARGFRKDSSRLTTLTLPRVLKLIEVSREYKMPLCLTFIDLKKAFDTVETEALMEVLEPTKAFLLTTIENAMRKLEWDGMGVKVDGWNYTICALLMTSYWCLRSNPLSCPSDFVCKTLFDGSNACCPNPFSVRLCAEAVTNAESLPIPCTGWDDNSCQEGECRRALDGTNYCCRSTTGPISDTYEPQLTQMRTELLLAAISRKTDDDANRIESSTFSDVSRNRLQHSTPLPNRKLKFSNPFRRRLPYYLRMLKRSKNIVY; this comes from the exons atgcgagcaagagggtttcgaaaagattCATCACGATTGACTACACTCACTCTACCCCGTGTtttgaaactcatcgaggtatcacgagagtacaagatgccactctgtctcaccttcatcgacttgaagaaggccttcgacacagttgagacggaagcgctCATGGAAGTCTTGGAACCAACCAAGGCGttcctactca ccaccatcgagaacgcaatgcgaaagttggaatgggacggcatgggagtgaaggttgatggttggaactacaccatttgcgctttgctgatgacatcgtactg GTGTTTGCGATCAAACCCTTTGTCATGTCCTTCCGACTTCGTGTGTAAGACGCTCTTCGATGGATCAAATGCTTGTTGTCCGAATCCATTTTCTGTCCGCCTTTGCGCCGAAGCAGTGACTAATGCTGAGAGTTTGCCGATTCCCTGCACA GGATGGGATGACAATTCTTGTCAAGAAGGTGAATGTAGGCGTGCTCTCGACGGTACGAACTACTGCTGCCGATCTACAACAGGACCGATTTCTGACACCTATGAGCCGCAGTTAACGCAGATGAGGACAGAACTATTGCTTGCTGCCATCAGTCGAAAGACTGACGATGATGCCAATCGGATCGAATCAAGTACTTTCTCCGATGTTTCACGTAACAGGTTACAACATTCTACGCCACTTCCGAACAGAAAGCTGAAGTTCTCGAATCCTTTTCGCAGACGCTTGCCTTACTACCTAAGAATGCTTAAGCGATCTAAGAACATTGTATACTGA
- a CDS encoding hypothetical protein (NECATOR_CHRIII.G10959.T1): MLPKLFSATSVVTHHCTLLGCPLIVCPPVVRGLHRGRRQVSRDDGGRVATGQSPPTAERRHDEQVEGVVGVREAHTRGIRVVRTRISADASRGTGWKGICGLQRGRLRRIFAQELQPSSNPCVTAGRVDSSPAPSPVELLTCRPHDADVRARALRKMEDNPQNTLMELFAEVQHFLDIRQDAALLEQSSLPHVKVVESNQSLV, from the exons ATGTTGCCAAAGCTTTTCTCAGCCACCTCTGTAGTCACACATCACTGCACGCTGCTAGGCTGCCCACTTATCGTGTGTCCGCCCGTTGTGAGGGGCCTGCACAGGGGGCGGCGTCAAGTGTCTCGCGATGATGGCGGTCGCGTCGCGACCGGCCAGTCGCCACCTACAGCTGAGCGCCGCCACGACGAACAAGTGGAGGGGGTCGTCGGGGTTCGCGAAGCGCACACCCGTGGAATTAGGGTAGTGAGGACGAGGATTTCAGCGGACGCATCAAGAGGGACTGGCTGGAAGGGGATTTG CGGACTGCAACGCGGACGGCTGAGGAGGATTTTTGCTCAAGAACTCCAGCCGAGCTCTAATCCTTGTGTAACTGCTGGTCGAGTCGACTCCAGCCCTGCTCCAAGTCCGGTCGAACTGCTG ACTTGTCGCCCGCATGATGCCGACGTTCGTGCTCGTGCCCTTCGCAAGATGGAGGACAACCCTCAAAACACGCTAATGGAGCTTTTTGCCGAAGTTCAGCACTTTCTCGACATTCGTCAGGATGCCGCACTCCTCGAACAATCAAGTCTACCGCACGTCAAAGTCGTGGAATCGAACCAATCACTGGTCTAG
- a CDS encoding hypothetical protein (NECATOR_CHRIII.G10961.T1): MNGDHSLVLSKHQKSLRLDAFATRLAKDNLAKISANGCVDNNSENCDVKMLETKLETRMCIECGSGFLGGGAAEVCDTCSGVGGAMQMGVGLVCPLCSGTVHSHNAARVCSSCKKFVHRECDRSDVNSSEFVCASCRRSPLVGDIMLSAAIGPASPLGAESDSIAAPSSTSVSDMTLNPFRSSSPVNPAAVVPDFNVDVYNMSEGISSPATTSDSARNSPFYPENSPSDVDEDFVPGSSRGGYASRGRGGAKKKPGRGSSSKTRGAKPPGVDPSLFAPSTRGKRGKRGSKLNGAGKAPGSGRGRGRGRGAAAHAQQSVVLQQIIMQQQQQQQQFHQPQPQIREVDETMLEDDEERNTRAEDVEYVRTAVICDAQDPYMAQASLCLVCGAIGKPHTQESSMVACCNCAQTFHTYCVGLHDKLNQAVVTRGWRCLDCTVCEGCGEGKDESKLLLCEECDVSYHIYCLSPPLERIPNGPWRCHWCARCRRCNVRVTSGTDLNREGLCSTCSSLRKCPKCSKNYNLGDKIIKCSACARWYHGTCEDLYNDEMLESASANKMRCSACRPNSRNASTLMGIGDHSNLLICDNVALNKSAEEVLQSRFMPGLFRPNPVDTYGYRSESFDHYSVEDDYLQEELEILSSSSRGRGMGRGGGPGRRVPKLGVGGFFVKIPRHRLMTMEEETLDEDGNKKQKRPRKPRRSQLEDAYPPAIQEGFFGMRPVEGKALIDAVVEEPSLAEYGKGRTTTAAEAGGRGHELSHEATEQLKNDLTEVDILENLDIGEVDLDNMDMDFTNWMEDDEDDDFDDSLNDAFDIVKADGFEPTTNSDSALTPSSSAPTGPTTFPNDVTNIAPAPATPSFLMTNTTKSISRSSSQMDGVEKNNPTTERWEEDEPLGSQATKAAVLYANERHAYLKEKYPDWNDRVKHIQRLWRVLDTENRQDFVSRARENRANRGKQPRAKRVMQQHAASNVDERFKVPNVPPGAQIRPEYFQHEIGGQPNQEVAVQQIRSTAHLTQPVLEQYELMRTRTLDLQKHQQVIESDLNRMRKQKKNLAAKRRQMMKSAGTDAEGKQIPVDLNEQDRMALQTLLDQIPARQKDLESCKRDLKSHLATVYEFEHKWNIIRNVESGDAMRMAMVQRAVVSGAAPPSASVGAPGPALSSPAAMQGTAPMFHPQLAGTSPQFQQMRVPQQVPYGTVCGPPQELLQRTPVQVPRGPVWTRVPAPVLGGILYERLQTSFEKEVYECLDDVVSRISMHFDGRDPAREGSGMLKRLLEPTLGQQMPSMSAPSSQLATSHLMDQLEPPRPKKKRTQQKKFETLGMGNEYDLMVERVNTQLRLCEQLPKRALEPAPRNQGAAFATMGISDLPDRRDKRALIGNEFGNLSLSFVDDYYTGPGRGIGCLEMTCLSMSDLAPQANLPALLGMPPPPIYEMIVDAEDAAFGTFDQWVVFAHALDRQPSGDHIRVASKLPEFTIPLEPRRKVFDMKPETVEEVEVSLVVKEESSAPPGVGVAALLEQLRSILGVDQHIDYQLDTPPLSPEPPIKTESADNVKREPVEPSPSASGGKCRACDRSMEAVLIQQTMSQLGLTPSDDEKDDTVCFCSMKCYYQFVAASKVALSPDQLTAAESHVDEETLAKLRQISAESFAKCINQGKMRMDLPAAPALPPDAFLTSPRDTRYVMDEGRRDNVQIIRVADLASIHDVSQRKDPSRNPGDDWKTYSRDLLQSFYKIQQTKHELALSQKMGVGLGTSSEIDRRVCVLCGGLGDGDPALCGRLLNLSANLWVHVNCAMWSTEVFESSSGALLHVDRAIVRAAGVICHLCGRVGASVQCHKVDCNVNFHLPCAAKIQTAKFIKDKTFFCTKHPEISPDVMVSSLEALRRIYIERDENALLSRLFDLSDSTTRLCLRLGALSFFQVGQLLPEQLKTFHNATHIFPNGYHSKRWFWSASDLRARQLYDCQIKDVDHRPKFIVSCDGRTYEGDSATEAWSEVLAAVERLRAETDALRFFAKGVQGETLFGLNESAITKITESLPGVDGLFTYTFRHPGSPLLDLPLAVNPSGCARCEPRFRTLIKHKQRALASAPSTSRSSHDVGSSGSGRTRGRVASSFTDELATAQMRAMLQASGIGAEWALALGGREPFSSSSQSYTLYQKMRKDWRQTVYLARSKIQGLGLYAKRDIHMGDMIIEYKGEVIRSEVGEMREKRYVAQNRGVYMFRIDEDLLVDATMAGGPARYINHSCDPNCSTRILAAGPSPEDKKIIITANRPIKALEELTYDYQFELEDTSDKIPCLCGAPNCVKWMN; the protein is encoded by the exons ATGAACGGAGATCATTCTCTCGTTTTATCGAAGCATCAAAAGTCTTTGCGACTCGACGCTTTTGCCACAAGATTAGC AAAGGACAATCTCGCAAAAATATCCGCGAATGGTTGTGTTGATAACAATTCTGAGAACTGTGATGTAAAGATGTTGGAGACAAAACTCGAAACTCGAATG TGCATCGAGTGTGGGAGCGGCTTCCTGGGTGGTGGTGCTGCTGAGGTGTGCGATACATGTTCTGGTGTTGGAGGAGCTATGCAGATGGGAGTCGGGCTTGTCTGTCCGTTGTGCTCCGGCACCGTACACAGTCACAACGCTGCTCGGGTCTGCAGTTCCTGCAAAAA GTTCGTGCATCGAGAATGCGACAGGTCAGATGTGAACTCATCTGAGTTCGTTTGTGCGTCGTGTCGGCGGTCACCCTTAGTGGGTGATATCATGTTGTCTGCAGCTATTGGTCCCGCATCACCACTGGGTGCTGAGTCTG ACTCGATTGCGGCACCATCATCCACATCTGTTTCCGATATGACCCTCAATCCATTTCGGTCAAGTTCACCGGTTAACCCTGCCGCAGTGGTGCCCGACTTTAACGTCGACGTGTACAACATGTCGGAAGGCATTTCGTCACCTGCTACAACAAGCGATTCAGCTCGTAATTCTCCTTTTTATCCCGAGAACTCTCCGTCTGACGTCGACGAGGATTTTGTCCCGGGAAG CTCACGCGGTGGTTATGCATCTCGTGGTCGTGGAggggcaaagaaaaaacctggTCGTGGGAGCTCTTCCAAGACTAGAGGAGCCAAACCACCTGGCGTTGATCCGAGCCTTTTCGCCCCGTCTACACGAGGAAAGCGCGGAAAACGTGGTTCAAAGTTGAATGGAGCTGGAAAAGCGCCCGGCAGTGGACGTGGTCGAGGACGTGGCCG TGGAGCTGCTGCTCATGCACAGCAAAGCGTCGTTTTGCAACAAATTATtatgcaacaacaacaacaacaacaacaatttcatCAACCACAACCTCAAATACGAGAa GTTGATGAAACTATGTTGGAAGACGACGAAGAACGAAACACTCGCGCAGAGGACGTAGAGTATGTACGCACAGCAGTCATCTGTGATGCTCAAGATCCGTATATGGCACAG gcGAGCTTGTGCCTAGTATGTGGAGCAATCGGTAAACCTCATACTCAAGAAAGTTCCATGGTTGCATGCTGCAACTGCGCACAAACTTTCCACACCTATTGTGTTGGTCTTCACGACAAG TTAAATCAGGCTGTTGTAACGAGAGGTTGGCGTTGTCTTGACTGCACAGTATGCGAGGGATGTGGAGAAGGCAAAGACGAGTCAAAGCTTCTTTTATGCGAAGAATGCGACGTTTCTTATCACATCTATTGTCTTTCTCCACCTTTGGAGCGCATTCCCAATGGACCCTGGAGGTGCCACTG GTGTGCACGATGTCGGCGATGCAACGTGAGAGTAACTTCCGGAACAGATCTGAACCGCGAAGGCTTGTGCAGTACTTGCAGTTCTCTTCGAAAATGCCCAAAATGCTCAAAGAACTACAATCTTGGCGACAAGATAATCAAGTGCAGTGCATGCGCACG CTGGTACCATGGAACGTGCGAGGATCTATACAACGACGAAATGTTAGAATCTGCTTCAGCGAATAAAATGCGTTGCTCTGCATGCCGTCCGAATAGTCGAAACGCTTCAACACTCATGGGTATAG GCGACCATTCAAATCTCCTCATATGTGATAATGTGGCGCTAAACAAATCTGCTGAAGAGGTCCTTCAGTCGCGTTTTATGCCTGGTTTATTCCGTCCAAATCCTGTGGATACCTATGGATACCGTTCCGAAAGTTTTGACCACT ACAGCGTAGAAGATGACTATTTACAAGAAGAACTAGAGATACTTTCCTCAAGTAGCCGTGGCCGAGGTATGGGTCGAGGAGGAGGACCCGGACGACGAGTTCCGAAACTTG GGGTTGGTGGTTTCTTCGTAAAAATACCTCGTCATCGGCTAATGACTATGGAGGAAGAAACACTAGATGAAGACgggaacaaaaaacaaaaacgaccGAGAAAACCGCGCCGAAGCCAACTGGAAGATGCGTATCCTCCTGCCATACAG GAAGGCTTCTTTGGAATGCGACCGGTCGAGGGCAAAGCTCTCATCGATGCTGTAGTCGAGGAACCGTCGCTAGCAGAGTATGGTAAAGGGCGCACTACCACTGCAGCAGAGGCAGGCGGTCGTGGTCACGAACTCTCTCATGAAGCAACGGAACAGCTTAAAAATGATTTGACAGAG GTCGACATTCTGGAAAATCTCGACATTGGCGAAGTAGACCTTGACAATATGGATATGGATTTCACCAACTGGATGGAAGATGATGAGGACGATGATTTTGATGATAGCTTGAATG atgCGTTTGATATCGTAAAGGCGGATGGCTTTGAACCAACAACCAACAGCGACTCAGCATTAACACCATCTTCTTCTGCCCCAACAGGACCAACTA cATTCCCCAATGATGTGACAAATATCGCTCCTGCACCGGCAACACCATCTTTTTTGATGACAAATACTACAAAGTCAATTTCACGAAGCAGCAGCCAAATGGATGGTGTGGAGAAGAACAATCCTACTACGGAACG ATGGGAAGAAGATGAGCCTCTCGGTAGTCAAGCAACAAAAGCAGCTGTACTTTATGCGAATGAGCGGCACGCCTATTTAAAG GAAAAGTATCCTGACTGGAATGATCGCGTGAAGCATATTCAGCGTCTGTGGCGAGTGTTAGACACCGAAAATAGGCAAGATTTTGTGAGTAGAGCTAGAGAAAATCGTGCTAACCGCGGCAAGCAACCGAGAGCAAAACGTGTGATG CAGCAACATGCGGCGTCTAACGTCGACGAACGCTTTAAAGTCCCGAATGTGCCTCCTGGTGCTCAGATACGACCGGAGTATTTTCAACATGAAATTGGGGGACAACCAAATCAGGAAGTTGCAGTCCAACAAATTCGTTCGACAGCTCATTTAACTCAACCG GTTCTCGAACAGTATGAACTAATGCGGACGAGAACCCTTGATCTCCAGAAACATCAACAA GTTATCGAGTCGGATTTGAACAGAATgcgaaagcagaaaaaaaatcttgctgCAAAGCGTCGTCAGATGATGAAAAGTGCTGGAACGGATGCAGAAGGGAAGCAGATACCG GTTGATTTGAATGAACAAGATAGAATGGCCCTGCAAACACTACTGGATCAAATTCCTGCAAGGCAAAAG GATTTGGAATCATGTAAACGAGACCTGAAGTCGCATTTGGCCACCGTTTACGAATTCGAACACAAATGGAACATTATCCGCAACGTGGAGTCAGGAGATGCCATGCGAATGGCTATGGTACAGAGGGCTGTAGTTAGCGGCGCAGCTCCACCCAGTGCTTCTGTAGGAGCTCCAGGCCCTGCCCTTTCGTCACCCGCGGCTATGCAGGGGACTGCCCCTATGTTTCACCCACAGTTGGCAGGAACTTCTCCTCAATTTCAACAGATGCGTGTGCCTCAACAAGTTCCATATGGTACTGTTTGTGGACCTCCCCAGGAATTACTGCAACGAACACCAGTACAG GTCCCTCGCGGGCCTGTGTGGACACGTGTACCAGCTCCGGTACTCGGCGGAATTTTATATGAACGGCTCCAAACGTCATTTGAGAAAGAG GTTTATGAATGTCTTGATGATGTGGTCAGTAGAATTTCTATGCACTTCGACGGACGCGACCCTGCTCGGGAAGGCAGTGGTATGCTCAAACGTTTGCTTGAGCCCACACTCGGGCAGCAGATGCCGTCTATGAGTGCTCCGTCATCGCAGTTAGCAACAAGTCATCTGATGGACCAGTTGGAGCCTCCCAGACCGAAGAAGAAACGCACTCAACAAAAGAAG TTTGAAACTTTGGGCATGGGCAACGAATACGATTTGATGGTGGAGCGTGTGAACACTCAGTTACGTCTCTGTGAGCAGCTCCCCAAGCGAGCATTAGAACCTGCACCTCGTAATCAAGGTGCAGCATTTGCTACCATGGGAATAAGTGACCTTCCAGATCGTCGTG ataagCGAGCTTTGATTGGGAACGAATTCGGTAATCTATCATTATCGTTCGTAGACGATTACTACACCGGCCCGGGACGAGGTATTGGGTGTTTGGAAATGACGTGTCTTTCAATGTCTGACCTTGCACCTCAGGCGAATCTTCCCGCATTGTTGGG CATGCCACCGCCACCAATTTACGAAATGATAGTTGATGCAGAAGATGCTGCTTTTGGCACTTTCGATCAGTGGGTTGTATTCGCTCACGCACTGGATCGGCAGCCATCTGGAGACCATATAAGGGTTGCGAGCAAACTACCTGAATTCACAATTCCACTCGAACCTCGTAGAAAAGTGTTTGACATG AAACCAGAAACCGTTGAAGAGGTTGAAGTTTCTTTGGTTGTCAAAGAAGAGTCAAGTGCACCTCCAGGGGTGGGCGTAGCTGCTCTGTTGGAGCAGTTACGATCTATTCTTGGTGTGGATCAACACATTGATTATCAGCTGGATACTCCACCTTTGTCACCAGAGCCACCTATAAAAA ctGAGAGCGCTGACAATGTGAAACGCGAGCCTGTGGAACCATCACCATCAGCTTCAGGTGGCAAGTGTCGTGCTTGCGATAGGAGCATGGAGGCAGTACTGATTCAACAAACAATGAGCCAGTTGGGTTTGACACCTAGTGACGATGAG aagGATGATACAGTTTGTTTCTGCTCGATGAAATGCTACTATCAATTTGTTGCTGCCAGTAAG GTTGCATTATCTCCTGATCAGCTCACAGCTGCTGAATCACACGTTGATGAAGAAACCCTTGCAAAATTGCGACAAATAAGTGCTGAAAGCTTTGCGAAATGCATAAATCAGGGCAAG ATGCGAATGGATCTTCCAGCGGCTCCGGCTCTTCCACCGGACGCGTTCTTGACATCGCCACGCGACACTCGCTACGTAATGGACGAGGGTCGCAGAGATAATGTGCAG ATTATTCGCGTCGCCGACTTGGCTAGCATACACGATGTTTCGCAGCGAAAAGATCCTAGTCGTAATCCAGGAGATGACTGGAAGACCTACAGCCGTGATTTGTTGCAGTCATTTTACAAAATCCAGCAAACAAAACAT GAGTTGGCTCTCTCTCAGAAAATGGGTGTTGGGTTGGGTACTTCTTCTGAGATAGACCGCCGCGTTTGTGTTCTTTGTGGTGGACTAGGTGACGGTGATCCTGCTCTGTGTGGACGTCTTCTCAACTTGAGTGCCAACCTTTGGGTACATGTGAATTGCGCAATGTGGAGTACAGAG GTGTTCGAATCCTCCTCTGGAGCCCTTCTACACGTCGATCGAGCTATAGTTCGTGCTGCTGGAGTTATTTGCCATCTTTGTGGACGTGTTGGAGCTAGCGTTCAATGTCATAAGGTTGACTGTAACGTTAACTTTCATCTACCTTGCGCCGCAAAGATACAAACGGCAAAGTTCATCAAAGATAAA ACATTCTTCTGCACAAAACATCCTGAGATTAGCCCAGACGTGATGGTGTCTTCATTAGAAGCACTTCGACGAATCTACatagaaagagatgaaaatgCCTTATTATCTCGGCTATTTGACCTTTCTGATTCGACGACACGCCTGTGCCTTCGACTTGGGGCATTAAGTTTCTTCCAAGTTGGACAGCTTCTTCCAGAACAACTGAAAACTTTCCATAACGCAACACATATATTCCCG aATGGCTACCATTCAAAACGGTGGTTTTGGTCAGCAAGTGATCTCCGTGCTCGTCAGCTTTATGACTGTCAGATCAAGGACGTTGATCATAGACCTAAATTCATTGTCTCCTGTGATGGACGCACATATGAAGGTGATTCTGCAACAG AGGCGTGGTCGGAAGTGCTAGCAGCAGTTGAGCGATTGAGAGCAGAAACAGACGCATTGCGTTTCTTTGCAAAAGGTGTTCAGGGAGAGACATTATTTGGTTTAAATGAATCCGCCATTACCAAGATTACCGAATCG TTGCCCGGTGTTGATGGGTTGTTCACCTACACGTTCCGGCATCCCGGCAGCCCTCTACTTGATCTACCCCTAGCTGTAAACCCCTCTGGTTGTGCTCGTTGTGAACCGAGGTTCCGTACTCTCATAAAACACAAACAGCGTGCTCTCGCTAGTGCACCGTCAACTAG tcgtTCATCGCATGACGTTGGTTCAAGCGGTAGCGGACGAACAAGAGGACGAGTTGCATCATCGTTCACGGATGAACTAGCTACAGCTCAGATGCGTGCCATGCTGCAGGCCTCGGGCATTGGTGCAGAGTGGGCACTG GCTTTGGGTGGGCGTGAGCCGTTTTCTAGTAGTTCACAAAGCTACACACTGTACCAGAAAATGCGAAAAGATTGGCGTCAAACAGTTTATTTGGCCCGGTCCAAGATTCAAGGTCTTGGTTTGTACGCGAAGCGCGACATACACATGGGCGACATGATCATTGAGTATAAG GGTGAAGTCATTCGTAGTGAAGTGGGTGAAATGCGCGAGAAGAGGTATGTGGCGCAGAACCGTGGGGTCTACATGTTCCGGATAGATGAAGATCTTTTGGTTGATGCCACGATGGCCGGTGGTCCGGCAAG GTATATAAACCATTCTTGTGATCCGAATTGTTCCACGCGTATTCTCGCTGCTGGTCCTTCGCCAGAAGATAAGAAGATTATTATAACTGCCAATCGTCCTATAAAAGCTTTGGAAGAG TTAACGTACGATTATCAATTTGAATTGGAGGATACGTCTGACAAGATTCCATGTTTATGTGGAGCTCCGAATTGTGTGAAGTGGATGAACTAG
- a CDS encoding hypothetical protein (NECATOR_CHRIII.G10958.T1) — MEGRYYLPIVDAYFKRPEIVLMSSISSATTIQAMRDLTNGTRGVKMESQFNRRNGARRRSFEDCFAKDYRGQKLVLSGSSHAVLETQHCSLWKLSMDSARRPVTIQDRHNSD; from the exons ATGGAAGGACGATACTATTTACCCATCGTGGACGCCTACTTCAAGCGGCCGGAAATCGTCCTGATGTCATCGATCTCCTCAGCGACTACTATCCAAGCAATGAG GGATCTCACAAACGGTACACGAGGTGTCAAAATGGAATCTCAATTCAATCGTCGAAATGGAGCACGACGCCGCAGCTTTGAGGATTGTTTTGCTAAGGATTATCGAGGACAGAAACTTGTACTCTCGGGTTCATCACATGCCGTGTTGGAAACACAACACTGTTCGCTGTGGAAACTAAGTATGGACTCGGCACGTAGACCAGTTACGATCCAGGATCGGCACAACAGCGACTAA
- a CDS encoding hypothetical protein (NECATOR_CHRIII.G10960.T1) has protein sequence MFIELSVNICCTPLSDPDNGCAFEVWYNRYEDVISKDGATLDDATKALLIKQSPNSTPSHMPVSRTTFFLKEHGMFP, from the coding sequence ATGTTCATTGAGCTGTCAGTGAACATTTGTTGTACCCCATTGTCCGATCCGGACAACGGTTGTGCATTCGAGGTCTGGTACAACCGCTACGAGGACGTCATCTCAAAGGACGGCGCTACCTTGGATGATGCAACAAAAGCTCTACTAATCAAACAGTCTCCAAACTCGACGCCATCACATATGCCAGTTTCACGAACCACATTCTTCCTAAAAGAGCATGGAATGTTCCCTTAA
- a CDS encoding hypothetical protein (NECATOR_CHRIII.G10958.T2), which translates to MCLDTGADVALLNTADWTAMGRPKLQPPRLTLKSANNEAINVRGCYECNFIIDALQNTHPGQTNAKDENACKKLCLLAHDGDLTNGTRGVKMESQFNRRNGARRRSFEDCFAKDYRGQKLVLSGSSHAVIGTTATNTFLDVFDLPLLDSVSKDDGATPTADSSQRQRSRC; encoded by the exons ATGTGTCTTGATACTGGAGCAGACGTAGCATTGCTGAACACAGCAGACTGGACCGCCATGGGTCGACCGAAGCTGCAACCACCCCGTCTGACACTGAAGTCTGCCAACAACGAAGCGATCAACGTTCGGGGATGCTACGAATGCAACTTCATCATTGATG CACTACAGAATACTCATCCAGGCCAAACAAATGCCAAGGATGAAAATGCTTGCAAGAAGCTTTGTCTATTGGCCCACGATGG GGATCTCACAAACGGTACACGAGGTGTCAAAATGGAATCTCAATTCAATCGTCGAAATGGAGCACGACGCCGCAGCTTTGAGGATTGTTTTGCTAAGGATTATCGAGGACAGAAACTTGTACTCTCGGGTTCATCACATGCCGT GATCGGCACAACAGCGACTAACACTTTCTTGGATGTGTTCGACCTACCACTACTCGACTCCGTGAGCAAGGACGATGGTGCAACGCCGACTGCCGACTCGTCTCAACGACAGCGATCCCGCTGCTGA
- a CDS encoding hypothetical protein (NECATOR_CHRIII.G10955.T3): protein MGTRNSRSPPLYAGRGSHPMEGNEIDHNIVSKRFCLTDVAVVPKFYKGRLLGRLNNIDEEYDRLVEYLHDCTKKAESFKTTKRRLSLETLELVRQRGTAPAAENQKLTSELAMLCREAIKEDLKERKAKRWLKLQRREKCPSRLRQSQDEDDCSPKLEGNNHCIKKGKGENLLRLLL from the exons atgggaactcgcaattctagaagccctcctctctacgctggacgtgggagtcacccgatggAGGGTAACGAAATAGaccacaacatcgtcagtaaaaggttctgtctgacggacgtcgctgttgtgccaaagttctataaaGG ccggcttttgggaagactgaacaacatcgacgaggaatatgatcGGCTCGTTGAataccttcacgactgcacgaagaaggctgagagttttaaaaccaccaagagacgcctgtctcttgaaactcttgagctggtACGTCAGCGTGGAACAGCACCAGCCGCAGAGAACCAaaaactcacgtccgagctcgcaatgctttgcagagaggcgataaaggaagaccttaaagagagaaaagcaaagcgctggctgaagctgcagaggcgagAAAAATGCCcatcgagacttcgccagtcgcaagatgaggatgactgctctccgaaactcgaagggaacaaccattgcatcaaGAAGGGGAAGGGAGAAAATCTTCTACGACTTCTGCTCTGA